One genomic window of Tatumella citrea includes the following:
- the dbpA gene encoding ATP-dependent RNA helicase DbpA encodes MTQPFASLSLPAAQLENLAELGYTTMTPVQAAALPEILQGRDVRAQAKTGSGKTAAFGIGLLLKIDVSQFIPQAMVLCPTRELADQVTKELRRLARYIPNLKILTLCGGQPMGQQLASLAHAPHIVVGTPGRIQEHLGRKTLDAGQLKVLVLDEADRMLDMGFSEAIDDVISYLPVQRQTLLFSATYPQGIESISARVQQQPVSITTGEVSALPDIEQQFYEATRGEKLPLLQTLLSHHQPASCVVFCNTKRDCQEVYDALTDSGISVLALHGDLEQRDRDQVLVRFANQSCRVLVATDVAARGLDIKELAMVVNYELSFDPEVHVHRIGRTARAGHKGLAVSLVAPSEIQRANALEDYISLKPQWLQASSLSATSTAPMEAIMVTLCIDGGRKAKIRPGDVVGALTGEAGLAADIIGKIDMFPMHAYVAIRKSAVTKTFRQLQQVKVKGKNCKIRVLK; translated from the coding sequence GTGACCCAACCTTTTGCTTCCCTGTCGCTGCCTGCCGCGCAGCTAGAAAACCTTGCTGAACTTGGTTATACCACCATGACGCCAGTACAGGCCGCAGCCCTGCCGGAAATTTTGCAAGGCCGTGATGTTCGTGCACAGGCCAAAACCGGCAGCGGTAAAACTGCAGCGTTTGGTATCGGGCTGTTACTAAAGATTGATGTCTCACAGTTCATTCCCCAGGCAATGGTATTGTGCCCGACCCGTGAGCTGGCAGATCAGGTGACCAAAGAGCTACGGCGACTGGCACGCTATATTCCAAACCTGAAAATTCTCACCCTGTGCGGCGGTCAGCCTATGGGGCAGCAACTGGCATCACTGGCTCATGCACCTCATATTGTCGTAGGCACACCAGGCCGTATTCAGGAACATCTGGGCAGAAAAACTCTGGATGCCGGACAACTGAAAGTACTGGTTCTGGATGAAGCTGACCGGATGCTGGATATGGGATTCAGTGAAGCTATCGACGATGTCATCAGCTATCTGCCGGTACAACGCCAGACATTACTGTTTTCTGCCACTTACCCTCAGGGAATCGAGAGCATTAGTGCGCGGGTACAACAGCAACCGGTGAGTATCACCACCGGTGAAGTCTCCGCATTACCGGATATTGAACAGCAGTTTTATGAAGCTACCCGCGGTGAAAAACTACCACTGCTACAGACGCTGCTAAGCCACCACCAGCCAGCCTCTTGTGTCGTGTTCTGTAATACCAAACGCGACTGTCAGGAAGTATATGATGCACTTACCGACTCCGGCATCAGCGTACTGGCTTTGCATGGTGATCTGGAGCAACGTGACCGGGATCAGGTGCTGGTTCGTTTTGCTAACCAGAGCTGCCGCGTACTGGTTGCTACTGATGTGGCAGCTCGTGGACTGGATATTAAAGAACTGGCTATGGTGGTTAACTACGAACTCTCTTTTGACCCGGAAGTCCATGTTCACCGTATTGGCCGTACCGCTCGTGCCGGTCACAAGGGCCTGGCGGTCAGCCTGGTTGCCCCGTCTGAAATTCAGCGGGCGAACGCGCTTGAAGATTATATTAGCCTGAAGCCTCAATGGTTGCAGGCCAGCAGTTTATCCGCCACCTCCACCGCCCCGATGGAAGCGATAATGGTAACTTTGTGTATTGATGGCGGGCGGAAAGCGAAAATCCGGCCAGGCGATGTAGTCGGTGCTCTGACCGGGGAAGCGGGTCTGGCTGCCGATATTATTGGTAAAATAGATATGTTTCCGATGCATGCCTATGTCGCTATTCGTAAGTCTGCGGTCACCAAAACCTTTCGCCAGCTACAGCAGGTGAAGGTCAAAGGGAAAAACTGCAAAATCAGAGTACTTAAGTAG